Genomic DNA from Catellatospora sp. TT07R-123:
GCCCCGTCAAGCGTTGCTCGCTGGACTTTTCCGCACCCGCCAAAACTGAATGGAGGTTCCCGCATGGCAAATATCCGCGCGCGAGACCGCAGCGCATTTCCATTGGGGAACAGTGCAGAACAGCGATCCCGAACAGCCTATATCAACCAATGACGACTACAATCCAGACGGGCCGGGACGCAATTCAGGCGACCTGTCGGTGATCCCACCCAATACACCACCGACGTTCGGCGCACGCGCCACCAAGGTGCTGCTTCGGCTTTTACTCGACGTCCGTGACAAGCGCAGGAGCCAAGGGAACAGTCACACAATGGAGTCTCAATGAATACACACCACCTCCTCGGAACATCGCGTTATGCGAATTGTTTCGCGTTCTACGGACGAGTCTCCACGGAGGACAACCAAGACCCCGAGTCATCGCACAATTGGCAATTTATGCTCGCCGATAATCTCATCAAGCCCCTTGGCGGAAATATAGTCGACAGCTTTTTCGACGTGGGCTCTAGCCGCTCCATTCCATGGCCTCGTCGCCCCGACGCAACCCGGCTCCTAGCGGCCCTCAGAGACCCAAACCGAGGCTTTGACAACGTGGTCATCGGTGAGCCCCATCGCGCGTTCTACGGCAACCAGTACGGCCTAACGGCTCCGATCTTCGCCCACTTCGGCGTCAGATTGTGGGTGCCCGAGGTCGGCGGACCTATCGATCCGGACAACGAGGCCCATGACCTGGTGATGTCGGTCTTCGGCGGCATGAGCAAAGGCGAGCGGACCCGCGTGAAGGTGCGGGTCCGTAGCGCCATGGCCACCCAGGCGCTCATACAGGGCCGCTACCTCGGCGGACGACCACCGTACGGCTACACGCTCAAGGATCTCGGTCCACATCCAAATCCGCAGAAGGCTGTCGACGGCAAACGCTTGCAGGGCCTTACGCCAGACCTACAGACGGCCCCCGTCGTGCAACGCATCTTCCGCGACTTCCTCAACGGAAACGGGATCTTCGCGATCGCGGAGGCCCTGACCAGCGACGGAATCCTCTCACCTTCGGCATACGACCAGGAGCGCAACCCTCATCGCAACGGTCGCGCCTGGGCGAAAAGTGCCGTCCGCGTGATTCTCACGAACCCGCGCTACACCGGTAGACAAGTCTGGAACAAGCAGCGCACCGACGAGGTGCTTGTAGACGTGGATGATGTGGCACTGGGGCACATGCCCGTCATGCGGTGGAACCCCCGGGATAAGTGGATCACCTCGCAAGAGGTCGTACACGAGCCTCTCGTCAGCGACGAGGTCTTCAACACCGCTCGCGATCTGCTCGGGTCGCGGGCACACACGCCCGCCGCCCACAAGCCACACCGCACACGGCACCCGTACGTCTTCAAGAGCCTCATCTACTGCTCGGTGTGCAACCGCCGCATGCAGGGCCAGCACTCCCACAACGTCGCCTACTACCGCTGCCGCTACCCCTCCGACTACGCCCTGGCTAACCGTGTCGACCACCCCAAGAACGTGATCATGCGCGAAGACCAGGTCAGCGGCCCAATCGACCACTGGATCGCCTCCGCCTTCGACCCCTCACGACGCGACCAGACGATCGAACTGTTAACTCGCCAGCTCGGCGCTGAGGTCCGCCCGGCGATTCCACGGCAACGGGCCGCTGGCGACATCACCGCGGAGTTCGACAAGAAGATCGCTCGGTACAGGCAGGCCCTCGATGAGGGAGCAAGCCCGGCGGTCGTGGCGGGTTGGATCGCCGAGGCTGAGCAGCAACGCGATAAGGCACTGGCAAGCGGTCCCGCTGCGTACGAACCCGACGCGGTCAGCTCGATGACCACCGAGGACATCGCCTCGCTCATCACCGAACTGGGAAACATCGCTGTGGCGCTGGAAGAAGCAGAACCAGAAGACAAGCTCGACCTGTACCGGAGCCTGCACCTGAAGCTGACGTACTCAGCAGAAACACAAACGGTGCACGCCGAGATTGATCTTGGCAAGCACCGTTGGGATTTGGTTGGTGTCCGAGGGGGGACAGGGGCATAGCTTTACAGCACCGGCGATGGAAACCGGTGTCCATGCGTCCCGACGATAGTGCATCAGACGCTATATGGTCAACTCGGCCAGGCAACCTCCCAAGCTGGGAGTTCAGCCACATGCTAAGCGTCTTAGGCTCGTGTCGTGTCCTAGCCTCGAACCTACATGACACTGGCTCGACGGGTCCAGCGGATGCCTTTGGCTTCATCCTTCGAGGTGATCGGCCAGCTGCCTTCCCCCGGTTTAGCTCTAGCCCGGCAGGCGCGGGGAGGCTTGCGACCTGCCCTGCGACGCCCCTGCCCCGCCGCCTCGAAGCACTCTGGGATGTGGCCGCGGCCAGCGTGACAGACCAGCCGGCTCACTGGCGCCGCAGCGTCGACCACGACCAGGATGTCAAGGTCACAGGGCTGCCAGCGGCCGACCGCGATCAGCTGCTCAGTCACACCGCGCAGCTGTCCGGTGGTAACGACGGCGGCGTCCTCGCCGGGTGCAGGATTCATCGCGCCCGGCGGACGATCTCTAGAGCGCGGATGACCGTCATCTCAGCAGGCGCGCTCAGCCCCTGCAGTTCTGCGTCGGCCAACTCGCGTAGCTGGGCACGTGCCCATTGCCGGAGCTGGTCATCGTTCAGTTCCGCCGGTGCCGTGACGACGCCGACCAGGATGTGAGCCGCTACCCGGGTGTGAACTCCGGCCCGAATCCAGGCAACTACCTCGGGACTCTCCGCGCCGACCCGCACCGCGAGCGGCAGAAGGGTGAGACTTCTGACAGCATCGCCGGGCAGATTCCATATCACGTCGGGTTCGTGTTCTCGACCGGTGGAGACGATCGCGGCGAGACTGCCCGCGACGAGGGAGAGCCCGAATCGGAAGCCGTCTGCTACAACGGAGACAACACGCGGTAGAGGGTCGCGGCGGCCGCGGTTTGCGTTCGAGTTGACCGCCGTGCTGTGGACGTTCTCCGCCACGGAGATGAGCGGCTGCCCGCGCATCCATGCGTGCAGCGCTTGCCGGTAAGCGTCCCAGCCTGCAGCGCGGTCGCTTGCACGGTCCCGGTATATCGCCGCGAGCCTGCTGGAATCGCCGTATGGCTTGGGTGGAAGGACGCGGGCGAGCGCGTCTAGGGGTAGGGCGCCGAGTAGGTCGATGAGCAGGTCTGCCCAGGCGCTGATACTGGCTGGCGCTGCTCCGTTTTCGAGGCGGTGTCGTAGGCCCCGGTAGAGCCGGACTGTCTCTGGCAGCGCGATGCCGGACTGGTGTGCGGCGTGCGCAACCCAGGATGGCACTGCTTGCTGGGCCATGTATGCCTGTCCGACGCTATTGATCACGCCCGCGATGCCCTCGGCGAAGGCCCGGACTTCGCTGCGGTGGACGGCCCAGGTCTTGGCCACGACCTCCTGGGCGCTTTGGGGGTCGTCGGCGAAGGACAGGAAACTGAAGGCGGTCTGCTCGGCGTGGGTCATCGTGTCGAGGCTGAGGTTGCCGTCCATGATGTCGCGGACCAGGCCGTCGAGGGAGCTGGCGATGTCGGTCGAGGCGTCTTCGTCGCGCAGGAATTCGGCGCTGTTGATCGCTCTGGCAGCGTCAGCGGCAGAGCTAAGCCCTATCGCGTTGTTTGGGACGACGATCGCGAGCGAGCGGGGGGCGACGTGCGCTCGTCCAGCTCGTCCGATGGCGTTGAGCAGTTGGGCGCGTGCTCTGTTTCTGGCTTCCTGGCCACCAGCGTTGGCGTCGAATCCGATCTTGGTGCCGCCGATGATCACTGCGGTTGCCGGCAGGTTGAGGCCTTGGGCCATGGTGCCGGTGGCGAACATGGCTCGGGCGGTTTCTTGTTCGAAGGCGAGTTCGCTGGCGCGTTGTTCCTCGCGCAGCAGCGCGCTGGTGTGTACCGCTACGCCTTTGTGTAGCAGGGGGCGCAGTGCAGACGGGACGCCGAGTTCAAGATCGGCTAGGTGCAGGTGTGCTTCGACCTCGTCGGTGGTCGCCGTGACTGCTTGCCTGAATCCTGCGATCTTGGTTGCGGCCAGGAAACTGTCGTGCCGGTTGGCCGGTAGGAAGGCGAGGACGTTGTCTCCGTGTTCGCCCAGGCGTTGCGCGATGGCGGCAGTGACATTGGTGCAGTAGCCGGAGTCGTTGACGCTGTCGTCGCGTTCGACCTGCAGTTCGATCTCGATGTCGGTGGAGGTCAACAGGTAGTCCTCGGGCCTGCTGCTCACCCATGGTCCCTGAAGTCCCGAAAGCAGTGCGAGCGGCGTTTTGAACCGTTCGCGAACTCGGTGCGGGCCCATGGCGGCGAGGCGGGCCGCCGCTGCTTGCCATCGGCTCTCGCCGCGCTGGCGGTCGATCCCGACGACGGAACGCACGGTGCGTGTCGGGCGCCAGGGAGCGTCGATCACCACCGTGGGTGTGTCGGTGGCGTCTTGGAGCCAGTTCGCAAGGTCTTGAGGATTGGCTATGAGGGCTGACATCAGTAGCAGCCGTGCCTTGGGGGCGCGGTGCATGATCTCGGCCAGTACGAGTTCAGCGATAGCGCCGCGACCGTTGCGCTCACCGAGTAGGTGTGCTTCGTCGAGCACGCATAGCTTGAGCTGGGCGAAAGCCGCGGGGTTCTGCCGTAGTGCGAGCGAGCACTTCTCTGGCGTCATGACCAGGACGTTGCGGTCGCCGATATCGATCATGGATTCGCCGGCGAGTTCGGTGTACTCGGCCCCTCCGATGAACTCCTGCACCCGGTCGCGGCCAAACACCTCGGCGGTGTGCCTGCGGATCTGGCCGACCAGTGCGTTTGTGGGCGCCAGGTAGAGAACCCATCCGGTAGACAGGGCGTGGCTGATCGCGAGTTCTGCCACGGACGATTTGCCTGACCCAGTGGGTACAGCCACGACGGCGTGGGCGGATGGGCCGGGTAGCGCTGCCTGAGCGTAGAGCTGGGCGGCGGGCCAGAGCAGTGGTCGGCTGGATGCTCGTGTTCTCTGGTATCCGACGAACCCGCCGTCATCGTCGGGTGGGGGTGGGACAGTTCGAAGCGATCGGCCCTGCGAGCTGTCGCACGCTGCCGCCAGTAGCAGCAGCAGGCGGTGCAGGTCTGGGTGCGCCGCTGGCTCGGGTGAGTCTTGTTGCCGGTCC
This window encodes:
- a CDS encoding DEAD/DEAH box helicase, whose product is MFNRGIEQLLQALPAISGLEPAEIRRLLTRAWLESTDGRFGVDGGDEQVRPAVLRRLATALEVHAILPLDGEPATTQACAFVAAEALMIADETSDPSELNEPYSLFGSLVRMEHVEASLLYLIAGYDANANLAAAALEAQPTDGPDDAIAEWALAQILHLVRLTPITDMPTPPPPASDRLPSLRQAVRHELWRRLGVLVGDHVRWLTFGRPDDPHAGLELRRLAELLEDRQQDSPEPAAHPDLHRLLLLLAAACDSSQGRSLRTVPPPPDDDGGFVGYQRTRASSRPLLWPAAQLYAQAALPGPSAHAVVAVPTGSGKSSVAELAISHALSTGWVLYLAPTNALVGQIRRHTAEVFGRDRVQEFIGGAEYTELAGESMIDIGDRNVLVMTPEKCSLALRQNPAAFAQLKLCVLDEAHLLGERNGRGAIAELVLAEIMHRAPKARLLLMSALIANPQDLANWLQDATDTPTVVIDAPWRPTRTVRSVVGIDRQRGESRWQAAAARLAAMGPHRVRERFKTPLALLSGLQGPWVSSRPEDYLLTSTDIEIELQVERDDSVNDSGYCTNVTAAIAQRLGEHGDNVLAFLPANRHDSFLAATKIAGFRQAVTATTDEVEAHLHLADLELGVPSALRPLLHKGVAVHTSALLREEQRASELAFEQETARAMFATGTMAQGLNLPATAVIIGGTKIGFDANAGGQEARNRARAQLLNAIGRAGRAHVAPRSLAIVVPNNAIGLSSAADAARAINSAEFLRDEDASTDIASSLDGLVRDIMDGNLSLDTMTHAEQTAFSFLSFADDPQSAQEVVAKTWAVHRSEVRAFAEGIAGVINSVGQAYMAQQAVPSWVAHAAHQSGIALPETVRLYRGLRHRLENGAAPASISAWADLLIDLLGALPLDALARVLPPKPYGDSSRLAAIYRDRASDRAAGWDAYRQALHAWMRGQPLISVAENVHSTAVNSNANRGRRDPLPRVVSVVADGFRFGLSLVAGSLAAIVSTGREHEPDVIWNLPGDAVRSLTLLPLAVRVGAESPEVVAWIRAGVHTRVAAHILVGVVTAPAELNDDQLRQWARAQLRELADAELQGLSAPAEMTVIRALEIVRRAR
- a CDS encoding recombinase family protein, coding for MNTHHLLGTSRYANCFAFYGRVSTEDNQDPESSHNWQFMLADNLIKPLGGNIVDSFFDVGSSRSIPWPRRPDATRLLAALRDPNRGFDNVVIGEPHRAFYGNQYGLTAPIFAHFGVRLWVPEVGGPIDPDNEAHDLVMSVFGGMSKGERTRVKVRVRSAMATQALIQGRYLGGRPPYGYTLKDLGPHPNPQKAVDGKRLQGLTPDLQTAPVVQRIFRDFLNGNGIFAIAEALTSDGILSPSAYDQERNPHRNGRAWAKSAVRVILTNPRYTGRQVWNKQRTDEVLVDVDDVALGHMPVMRWNPRDKWITSQEVVHEPLVSDEVFNTARDLLGSRAHTPAAHKPHRTRHPYVFKSLIYCSVCNRRMQGQHSHNVAYYRCRYPSDYALANRVDHPKNVIMREDQVSGPIDHWIASAFDPSRRDQTIELLTRQLGAEVRPAIPRQRAAGDITAEFDKKIARYRQALDEGASPAVVAGWIAEAEQQRDKALASGPAAYEPDAVSSMTTEDIASLITELGNIAVALEEAEPEDKLDLYRSLHLKLTYSAETQTVHAEIDLGKHRWDLVGVRGGTGA